In Kineococcus sp. NBC_00420, a single genomic region encodes these proteins:
- a CDS encoding nucleotidyltransferase domain-containing protein → MTNELGSWSPMNPDEVTHLLGRAGVPWWIAGGWAIDLHLGRQTRVHEDIDVLVLRPHLPRLRERLGGWDLHAADPPGTLRPWPVVEELPLGVHDIWCRPTPAADWCLQLMVDDLADDSVDDGADGGTGGEQEWVYRRDPRVQRTWRTLSGPASSPQRSVLAPEVQLLYKSTTPRAKDEDDFAHIAGVLDSSQRTWLIEALQLSDATNVWIEQLRVLTSP, encoded by the coding sequence GTGACGAACGAGCTGGGGTCCTGGTCGCCGATGAACCCCGACGAGGTGACCCACCTGCTGGGCCGGGCGGGTGTGCCCTGGTGGATCGCTGGTGGCTGGGCGATCGATCTGCACCTGGGCCGGCAGACCCGAGTTCACGAGGACATCGACGTTCTGGTCCTGCGCCCGCACCTGCCGCGGCTGCGGGAGCGGTTGGGCGGGTGGGATCTGCACGCGGCTGACCCGCCGGGCACGCTGCGACCGTGGCCGGTGGTGGAGGAGCTGCCGCTGGGTGTGCACGACATCTGGTGTCGGCCAACCCCCGCCGCTGACTGGTGCCTGCAGTTGATGGTCGATGACCTGGCCGACGACTCGGTCGATGATGGGGCCGACGGCGGCACTGGGGGTGAGCAGGAGTGGGTGTACCGGCGAGATCCGCGGGTCCAGCGGACGTGGCGCACCCTCAGCGGTCCTGCCTCCAGTCCGCAGCGGAGTGTGCTGGCGCCGGAGGTGCAGCTCCTCTACAAGAGCACGACTCCGCGGGCGAAAGATGAGGATGATTTCGCTCACATCGCGGGGGTGCTCGACAGTTCCCAACGCACCTGGCTGATCGAGGCCCTGCAGCTGAGCGATGCGACAAACGTGTGGATCGAGCAGCTGCGCGTCCTCACCTCACCGTGA
- a CDS encoding IMP cyclohydrolase, which translates to MTVLDEALLHRPYPGRGCLAAATADGVLWFVYFLTGRSPASRSRDLHPVAGGDLQVRDTSDGAHDALRHYVAYARRGLWTVIGNGDQVVPLAEDLAGGASELIAWRRHDYEPDPPIYTPRIWMAQHASTPHVLAGWARRSNRGDGASEHGLLSIPALPPGAGVLLTTYDGTREDPRSSATPLDVSVTADSGEQLLEQVWGRLDPDLRVAAVAVRPGQPADTALLTHS; encoded by the coding sequence ATGACTGTTCTGGACGAGGCTCTGCTTCACCGCCCCTACCCGGGACGCGGATGCCTGGCCGCCGCCACCGCCGACGGCGTGCTGTGGTTCGTCTACTTCCTCACCGGCCGCAGTCCCGCCTCCCGCAGCCGGGATCTGCACCCCGTGGCCGGCGGTGATCTGCAGGTCCGCGACACCAGCGACGGAGCGCACGACGCCCTGCGCCACTACGTCGCCTACGCCCGTCGAGGACTGTGGACGGTGATCGGCAACGGTGACCAGGTCGTTCCGCTGGCCGAGGACCTGGCCGGTGGCGCCAGTGAGCTCATCGCGTGGCGCCGGCACGACTACGAGCCTGACCCGCCGATCTACACGCCGCGCATCTGGATGGCTCAGCATGCCTCGACCCCGCACGTCCTGGCGGGCTGGGCCCGCCGCAGCAACCGCGGCGACGGCGCCAGCGAGCACGGGCTGCTGTCCATCCCCGCGCTCCCGCCGGGCGCGGGGGTCCTGCTGACCACCTACGACGGGACCCGCGAGGATCCCCGCAGCAGTGCGACACCGCTGGACGTGAGCGTGACCGCCGACAGCGGCGAGCAGTTGCTGGAGCAGGTCTGGGGCCGGCTCGACCCTGACCTTCGAGTGGCCGCGGTGGCCGTGCGACCTGGCCAGCCCGCAGACACCGCACTCCTGACCCACTCCTGA
- a CDS encoding transposase, with protein sequence MDSTDRTDPTEPGESTEPGPRAERPRRRSFTAEYKARILAEYDAAPRGQRGAILRREGLYDTHLIHWRKAAAGATNALSPRRADPRDKEIAELRARAERAEADLDRTRTALEIVGKAHELLEKLSESTGTPKPPRR encoded by the coding sequence GTGGACAGCACCGACCGCACCGACCCGACCGAGCCCGGCGAGTCGACCGAGCCAGGCCCCCGTGCCGAGCGACCCCGCCGCCGGTCGTTCACCGCCGAGTACAAGGCCCGGATCCTGGCCGAGTACGACGCCGCACCCCGCGGCCAACGCGGGGCGATCCTGCGCCGTGAAGGCCTGTACGACACCCACCTCATCCACTGGCGCAAAGCCGCCGCCGGCGCCACCAACGCCCTGAGCCCGCGCAGAGCTGATCCTCGGGACAAGGAGATCGCTGAACTGCGGGCCCGCGCCGAACGTGCCGAAGCCGACCTGGACCGGACCCGGACGGCGCTGGAGATCGTGGGAAAAGCGCACGAGCTCTTGGAGAAACTCTCCGAGAGCACGGGCACACCGAAGCCGCCGCGGAGGTGA
- a CDS encoding class I SAM-dependent DNA methyltransferase, translated as MTSQSASTASERPFYDAHAEAYDHFIVDPVTPWIDAVEAALTARGLTVRGLTVHDLNARGLNDATLLDAGCGTGRHAAAFSALGHEVTLLDASAKLLAIAARRCPTSPVHHDDVCNPSLSGPFDVVTCRGVLNDLTTDVERDAALRSFARLLRPGGLLALDVRDVERSRAGADGHPRTKTTTLNSGAVVIFTSRTVWCDDRLVVSERHEEVDSHGEMHVQEYLFTMRPWTSEEARDRLSSTGFEDVEVGPGVGGRSDRLFITATAG; from the coding sequence GTGACGTCGCAATCCGCCAGCACCGCCAGCGAGCGTCCCTTCTACGACGCCCACGCCGAGGCCTACGACCACTTCATCGTCGACCCCGTCACCCCCTGGATCGACGCTGTCGAAGCCGCCCTCACCGCACGCGGTCTCACCGTGCGCGGCCTCACCGTGCACGACCTCAACGCACGCGGCCTCAACGATGCGACCCTGCTGGACGCCGGCTGCGGAACAGGCCGCCACGCTGCAGCCTTCAGCGCCCTGGGCCACGAAGTGACCCTCCTGGACGCTTCCGCGAAACTGCTCGCCATCGCCGCTCGTCGCTGCCCTACCAGCCCCGTCCACCACGACGACGTCTGCAACCCCTCGCTGAGCGGCCCCTTCGACGTCGTCACCTGCCGCGGAGTCCTCAACGACCTCACCACAGACGTGGAGCGTGACGCCGCCCTACGCTCCTTCGCCCGCCTCCTGCGTCCTGGCGGTCTGCTCGCCCTCGACGTCCGCGATGTCGAGCGCTCGCGGGCAGGCGCGGACGGCCATCCCCGCACGAAGACCACCACCCTCAACTCCGGCGCGGTCGTCATCTTCACCAGCCGCACCGTCTGGTGCGATGACCGCCTCGTCGTGAGCGAACGCCACGAAGAAGTCGACTCTCACGGCGAAATGCACGTGCAGGAGTACCTGTTCACGATGCGGCCGTGGACGTCGGAGGAAGCCCGCGACCGTCTGAGCTCAACCGGCTTCGAGGACGTCGAGGTGGGACCTGGGGTCGGCGGGCGTTCGGACCGACTATTCATTACGGCCACCGCAGGCTGA
- a CDS encoding nucleotidyltransferase domain-containing protein, producing MDLQLPDHLTKDHRQLIVDLAERNLAEHGDGLLGLVLSGSAGRAVATERSDLDVYVILSDDAAKHRSATRSTTVDELPVPLTELERAPAFGSGGWWFRWSFAWVPTLLDRTSGRIPAALHRQATLTSDEVEAVVIEHSCLDGWLNYAYRALKSDRDGNRLECRLDAAESMPWLLDLIFALAGRVRPYHKYLPWELREHPLPDWPADVLLPLLQRTLDGDPAALQETFARVEAGCAAYDAARGHDRTKGIIDDWGEGLLLFQS from the coding sequence ATGGACCTGCAACTGCCAGACCACCTCACCAAGGACCACCGACAGCTCATCGTCGATCTCGCCGAGCGAAACCTGGCCGAACACGGTGACGGCCTGCTCGGTCTCGTCCTCTCCGGCTCTGCCGGGCGAGCCGTGGCCACCGAGCGTTCCGACCTCGACGTCTACGTCATCCTCAGCGACGACGCGGCCAAGCACCGCTCGGCCACCCGCTCTACCACCGTCGACGAGCTGCCGGTGCCCCTGACGGAACTCGAACGGGCGCCTGCCTTCGGATCAGGAGGCTGGTGGTTCCGCTGGTCCTTCGCCTGGGTACCGACCCTGCTGGACCGCACCAGCGGGCGCATCCCCGCCGCCCTGCACCGCCAGGCCACCCTGACCTCCGACGAAGTTGAGGCCGTCGTGATCGAGCACAGTTGCCTCGACGGCTGGCTCAACTACGCCTACCGAGCCCTGAAGTCCGACCGGGACGGGAACCGTCTGGAATGCCGCCTGGACGCCGCGGAGTCGATGCCGTGGCTGCTCGACCTCATCTTCGCCCTCGCCGGACGGGTCCGGCCGTATCACAAGTACCTGCCGTGGGAGCTGCGCGAGCACCCGCTGCCGGACTGGCCCGCAGACGTTCTGCTGCCGCTGCTGCAACGCACCCTTGATGGTGATCCCGCCGCCCTGCAGGAAACCTTCGCCCGCGTCGAAGCCGGGTGCGCGGCCTATGACGCAGCCAGGGGCCACGACCGCACGAAGGGGATCATCGATGACTGGGGCGAGGGGCTCCTGCTGTTTCAGTCCTGA
- a CDS encoding tyrosine-protein phosphatase produces MTTSPSHRARGVLAGFANSADVGGLALPSGEPVPHKRIIRANTPTQLSQTEFDAALAFEFSAVLDLRSEEEVQAVAHPLNQLAGYRSLPLIDPAAEAREDFHRFTSLGEIYSSSLQRNAAHIAPIFSALADAPPGPVLISCRAGRDRTGMIVALLLDLVGVDREAIAEDYALVNETPNTSAGESGHRRNGGVDILAMLDHVTAAYGSTDAYLRWLDLTDPSVAAVKERLLP; encoded by the coding sequence ATGACCACGAGCCCGTCCCATCGTGCCCGCGGCGTGCTGGCCGGCTTCGCGAACTCCGCCGATGTGGGTGGACTGGCGTTGCCCAGCGGTGAGCCAGTCCCTCACAAGAGGATCATCCGCGCCAACACCCCGACCCAGTTGAGCCAGACCGAATTCGACGCTGCTCTTGCCTTCGAGTTCAGTGCTGTCCTCGACCTCCGCTCCGAGGAGGAGGTCCAGGCAGTCGCGCATCCGCTGAATCAGCTGGCGGGGTATCGGTCGCTGCCGTTGATCGACCCCGCGGCCGAGGCGCGGGAGGACTTCCATCGCTTCACCAGTTTGGGTGAGATCTACAGCAGCAGCCTGCAGCGCAACGCCGCTCACATCGCGCCGATCTTCTCCGCGCTAGCCGATGCCCCACCTGGTCCGGTGTTGATCTCTTGCCGTGCCGGGCGCGACCGGACCGGCATGATCGTGGCCCTGTTGCTGGACCTGGTGGGGGTGGATCGCGAGGCCATCGCCGAGGACTACGCGCTCGTGAACGAAACCCCGAACACGTCGGCTGGCGAATCCGGTCATCGACGCAACGGTGGTGTCGACATCTTGGCGATGCTCGATCACGTCACAGCTGCCTACGGCTCGACTGACGCCTACCTGCGTTGGCTAGACCTCACTGACCCTTCCGTCGCCGCAGTCAAGGAGCGTCTCTTGCCCTGA
- a CDS encoding alpha/beta fold hydrolase, which yields MADVDGMHLAWTRSGPRGTNKPSLLLAHGLSDSADTWNRVSQHLTQSYDVICFDARGHGSSDRSNDYQAHAHTRDLVGIAQALQLQRPVIVGHSMGGIHATLAATRFPVRALVLEDPAWPQIPQDGTKDIADSRRRVAEVAAMSETDRQAHGRTRHPRWDAVDLQPWSRAQTRLDPDVVDWFASWKIRNAWREHVSALRVPGLLLIGDADPATVAVLPAMATEAQQRWPQLQVQQITGAAHDIRRDQFHSFVQALTTFLDNLG from the coding sequence GTGGCTGATGTCGACGGCATGCACCTGGCCTGGACCCGCAGCGGCCCCCGCGGCACGAACAAGCCCAGTCTGCTGCTGGCCCACGGTCTGAGCGACTCCGCAGACACCTGGAACCGGGTGAGCCAACACCTGACGCAGTCCTACGACGTCATCTGCTTCGACGCCCGCGGCCACGGCTCCTCCGACCGCTCCAACGACTACCAAGCCCACGCCCACACCCGCGACCTCGTCGGGATCGCGCAGGCCCTGCAGCTACAGCGTCCAGTCATCGTGGGTCACTCCATGGGCGGCATCCACGCCACCCTGGCTGCCACCCGCTTCCCCGTGCGAGCTCTCGTCCTGGAAGACCCCGCCTGGCCCCAGATACCCCAGGACGGCACCAAAGACATCGCCGACAGCCGACGACGCGTAGCCGAGGTCGCGGCCATGTCCGAAACCGACCGGCAAGCCCACGGACGCACCCGACACCCACGGTGGGACGCCGTCGACCTCCAACCGTGGTCGAGAGCCCAGACCCGCCTCGACCCCGACGTGGTCGACTGGTTCGCTTCCTGGAAGATCAGGAACGCCTGGCGCGAGCACGTGTCAGCCCTGCGCGTTCCCGGCCTGCTGCTGATCGGCGACGCCGACCCAGCCACGGTGGCGGTCCTGCCGGCCATGGCCACCGAAGCCCAGCAGCGCTGGCCCCAGCTGCAGGTGCAGCAGATCACCGGCGCGGCCCACGACATCCGCCGAGACCAGTTCCACTCCTTCGTGCAGGCGCTGACTACTTTTCTCGACAACCTCGGGTGA
- a CDS encoding nitrilase family protein, which yields MTVIAVAQLEPRLGDLPGNLERSVQAIRRAHAAGAEIIVLPELASSGYMFASRAEAYAASEVAGAGPVTTAWRALADELDVIVVAGFPERDGERLYNAAFMAVPHLGTTVYRKVHLWDEEALYFEPGDLGFPVVPTRHGRLGMLICYDGWFPESYRTLALAGADVVCVPTNWVPIPGQRAEASAMAVTLSMAAAHSNGLVIAAAARVGGERGQDFIGQSTIIDHTGWPVAGPADATGITQLLADVDISQIRRSRSWGNFNNPVRDRRPDQYQGLG from the coding sequence GTGACCGTCATCGCCGTCGCCCAACTCGAGCCGCGTCTGGGCGATCTCCCCGGCAACCTCGAGCGCAGCGTGCAAGCCATCCGTCGAGCCCACGCCGCCGGCGCCGAGATCATTGTTCTGCCCGAACTCGCCAGCTCCGGCTACATGTTCGCCAGCCGGGCGGAGGCCTACGCGGCCAGCGAAGTCGCGGGTGCTGGACCGGTGACCACGGCATGGCGGGCCCTCGCCGACGAGCTCGACGTCATCGTGGTCGCCGGCTTCCCCGAACGCGACGGTGAGCGGCTGTACAACGCAGCCTTCATGGCCGTACCCCACCTCGGCACGACGGTGTATCGCAAGGTCCACCTGTGGGATGAGGAGGCGCTCTACTTCGAGCCCGGTGACCTCGGCTTCCCCGTGGTGCCCACCCGCCACGGCAGACTGGGCATGCTGATCTGCTACGACGGCTGGTTTCCCGAAAGCTATCGGACCCTGGCGCTGGCCGGCGCCGACGTCGTCTGCGTGCCGACCAACTGGGTGCCCATCCCCGGCCAGCGCGCAGAAGCATCAGCCATGGCCGTCACGCTGAGCATGGCCGCCGCGCACAGCAACGGTCTGGTCATCGCCGCCGCGGCCCGCGTCGGAGGCGAACGCGGACAGGACTTCATCGGACAAAGCACGATCATCGACCACACCGGCTGGCCGGTAGCGGGCCCCGCCGACGCCACCGGCATCACCCAGCTCCTCGCCGACGTCGACATCTCCCAAATCCGTCGCAGCCGCTCCTGGGGCAACTTCAACAATCCGGTACGAGACCGCCGACCCGACCAGTACCAAGGCCTTGGATGA
- a CDS encoding IS110 family transposase — protein sequence MLFVGDDWAEDHHDVEIQDETGRRLAKARLEEGIAGVARLHAILAQHAGPDADPDQVMVGIETDRGPWVQALIASGYRVYAINPLQAARYRERGSVSGAKSDAGDAHALADMVRTDGHQLRIVAGDSDQAAAIKVVTRAHKTLIWERTRHVQRLRQVLLDFFPAALQAFPDLAGAEALELLGKAPDPAAAARLSSTQITAALKRARRHHVDDKTQAIRAASRTEHLGQSVAVTAAYAATVRAQVAILSTLQVQIVAMAEQVQAHFGEHPAAEIYLSQPGLGVVLSAWVLAEFGDDSVRYGDARTRKNYAGTSPITRQSGKKKVVVARYVHNDRLVDALGRQAFAAMVASPGARSYYDQLRSRGVGHHAALRQLANRLVGVLHGCLKTGTLYDEATAWSHHAACPEPAEHAAAPAAA from the coding sequence ATGTTGTTCGTCGGAGACGACTGGGCCGAGGACCACCACGACGTGGAGATCCAGGATGAAACCGGCCGCCGGCTGGCGAAGGCCAGACTCGAGGAAGGCATCGCCGGGGTCGCCCGACTGCACGCGATACTGGCCCAACACGCCGGCCCTGACGCCGATCCCGACCAGGTCATGGTAGGGATCGAGACCGACCGCGGTCCGTGGGTGCAGGCACTGATCGCTTCGGGGTATCGCGTGTACGCGATCAACCCGTTGCAGGCGGCGAGGTATCGAGAACGCGGCAGCGTTTCCGGTGCCAAGAGTGACGCCGGTGATGCGCACGCGTTGGCTGACATGGTCCGCACGGATGGCCACCAACTGCGCATAGTCGCCGGGGACAGCGACCAGGCCGCAGCGATCAAGGTGGTCACGCGGGCGCACAAGACGCTGATCTGGGAGCGCACTCGCCACGTCCAACGACTGCGGCAGGTGCTGCTGGACTTCTTTCCTGCTGCCCTGCAAGCATTTCCTGATCTCGCCGGGGCCGAGGCGTTGGAGTTACTCGGCAAGGCTCCTGACCCGGCGGCCGCGGCGCGGTTGAGTAGCACGCAGATCACCGCTGCCCTCAAACGTGCCCGGCGTCACCACGTGGATGACAAGACGCAGGCGATTCGTGCGGCGTCGCGCACCGAACACCTCGGTCAATCCGTTGCGGTGACCGCGGCCTACGCCGCCACGGTCCGCGCCCAAGTGGCGATCCTGAGCACGTTGCAGGTGCAGATCGTTGCGATGGCCGAGCAGGTGCAGGCGCATTTCGGTGAGCACCCGGCCGCTGAGATCTACCTCAGCCAACCCGGTCTCGGTGTTGTCCTCAGCGCCTGGGTGCTTGCCGAGTTCGGTGACGACTCCGTCCGCTACGGCGATGCCCGCACCCGCAAGAACTACGCCGGGACCAGCCCGATCACCCGCCAGTCGGGCAAGAAGAAGGTGGTCGTGGCCCGCTACGTCCACAACGACCGGCTCGTAGACGCTCTCGGACGTCAGGCCTTCGCGGCGATGGTCGCCTCACCGGGCGCGCGGTCCTACTACGACCAGCTCCGCAGTCGTGGAGTCGGCCATCACGCCGCGTTGCGTCAGCTCGCCAACCGCCTGGTCGGCGTCCTGCACGGGTGTCTGAAGACGGGAACCCTCTACGACGAGGCAACTGCCTGGTCGCATCACGCCGCCTGCCCCGAGCCCGCAGAACACGCCGCCGCCCCGGCAGCAGCTTGA
- a CDS encoding ABC transporter permease yields MASLLALLLVWDLVVRVFSIPPFVLPSPAAAFSAVVGDWDRIQVGLLSTSRVFGVGFVAGAVLGFVLAVAMASSLWLYRLAYPVMIITQAVPVVAIGAALVIWLGFGLAPKVVVVAMIVFFPVLVNVVDGLRSVDTDALNLARAMGASRLRTFMVIRLPATYTPLFSALKMSATFSVTGAVLAESLASTTGGLGVYLSTMQGRFNTPGVFAAIIVLAAVGLTAFLIIALWESAATPWRRTSVVPRRRRYTGSPAAAATTPVEGDATRLLSTTPSTASGQGRKTS; encoded by the coding sequence GTGGCCTCGTTGCTCGCCCTACTACTGGTCTGGGACCTGGTAGTGCGCGTCTTCAGCATTCCCCCTTTCGTTCTGCCCTCCCCCGCCGCCGCCTTCAGCGCGGTCGTGGGTGACTGGGACCGCATCCAGGTGGGGCTACTTTCCACCAGTCGGGTCTTCGGGGTCGGCTTCGTGGCCGGCGCCGTACTCGGTTTCGTCCTGGCGGTCGCCATGGCCTCCTCGCTGTGGCTCTACCGCCTGGCCTACCCCGTAATGATCATCACGCAGGCGGTGCCGGTCGTGGCTATCGGCGCCGCGCTGGTGATCTGGCTCGGTTTCGGTCTGGCGCCCAAGGTCGTCGTGGTCGCGATGATCGTGTTCTTCCCCGTGCTGGTCAACGTCGTCGACGGACTGCGCTCAGTGGATACCGATGCCCTGAACCTGGCCCGTGCCATGGGCGCCTCCCGGCTACGCACCTTCATGGTGATCAGGCTGCCCGCGACGTACACGCCCCTGTTCTCCGCGTTGAAGATGTCTGCGACCTTCTCCGTCACCGGCGCGGTACTCGCTGAATCGCTGGCCTCCACCACCGGCGGCCTGGGGGTGTACCTGTCCACCATGCAGGGCCGCTTCAACACCCCCGGCGTCTTCGCGGCCATCATCGTGCTCGCCGCGGTGGGCCTGACCGCCTTCCTGATCATTGCGCTGTGGGAGAGTGCCGCGACTCCCTGGCGCAGGACCAGTGTGGTGCCCCGCCGGCGCCGCTACACCGGGTCGCCGGCCGCCGCGGCCACGACGCCCGTTGAGGGTGATGCGACTCGCCTGCTGAGCACCACCCCTTCCACTGCGTCAGGACAAGGCAGGAAGACCTCGTGA
- a CDS encoding M20 family metallopeptidase: MDGLSAVVDLAAQLIACDTSHGGEDDALHLIATQLTAAGFDLHWVPWRPGRSNLVAHHAHGAAFTFAAHLDTVPFTADGWSFDPLGAQVLDGRLYGRGSSDMKAATAAMLLAAVDAAERGCRPFSMVFTSGEETGCHGARAVHGRHLLHTDPLLIVGEATGNQLRLGHKGATWLEVNATGRSAHGSRPDLGVNAIEMISALITRLSLATAADATLGPSHPLLGSPTVNVGTITGGQQTNLVPDHCQMSLDVRTVHPDNLAAVLKLLHHEGVVLTETVNVPSVWSEPSTATAQAVLRAVQRSTGRPQEPRSVPYFTDGAVLAGRQPHVFIIGPGDPDQPHTTDESCSVVLLHEAVSVYTELLTSWDTGQLTPTHPAH, encoded by the coding sequence GTGGATGGTCTGAGTGCTGTCGTCGACCTCGCCGCGCAACTCATCGCCTGCGACACATCCCACGGTGGTGAGGACGACGCTCTGCACCTCATCGCCACCCAACTGACAGCGGCTGGTTTCGATCTGCACTGGGTGCCCTGGCGCCCCGGGCGCAGCAATCTGGTGGCCCACCACGCCCACGGCGCAGCCTTCACCTTCGCCGCGCACCTCGACACGGTTCCCTTCACCGCCGATGGCTGGAGTTTCGACCCCTTGGGCGCCCAGGTCCTCGACGGGCGCCTGTACGGGCGGGGCAGCAGCGACATGAAAGCGGCAACCGCAGCCATGCTCCTGGCGGCAGTGGACGCCGCGGAACGGGGCTGTCGCCCCTTCAGCATGGTCTTCACCTCCGGAGAGGAGACCGGATGCCACGGTGCCCGAGCCGTCCATGGACGTCACCTGCTGCACACCGACCCCCTGCTGATCGTCGGTGAAGCCACCGGTAACCAGCTACGTCTCGGGCACAAGGGAGCCACCTGGCTGGAAGTCAACGCCACCGGACGCTCCGCACACGGCTCACGACCCGACCTCGGCGTCAACGCCATCGAAATGATCTCTGCGCTGATCACCCGCCTCTCCCTAGCCACTGCCGCAGACGCAACTCTCGGACCGAGTCATCCACTCCTCGGATCACCCACCGTAAACGTCGGCACCATCACCGGGGGTCAGCAGACCAATCTCGTTCCCGATCACTGCCAGATGAGCCTGGACGTGCGCACCGTGCACCCAGACAACCTCGCCGCGGTACTCAAGCTGCTGCACCATGAAGGCGTAGTCCTCACCGAGACGGTCAACGTCCCCAGCGTCTGGAGTGAACCTTCAACAGCCACCGCGCAGGCCGTCCTCAGAGCCGTCCAACGCAGTACAGGTCGCCCCCAGGAACCTCGATCCGTTCCCTACTTCACCGACGGCGCCGTCCTCGCCGGCCGCCAACCGCATGTCTTCATCATCGGCCCAGGGGATCCCGACCAACCTCATACCACCGATGAATCGTGCTCAGTGGTTCTACTCCACGAAGCAGTCTCGGTCTACACCGAACTCCTAACCAGTTGGGACACCGGCCAGCTCACACCTACACATCCCGCTCACTAA
- a CDS encoding IS3 family transposase, whose protein sequence is MINPAVDDLATVLCGRLGGTRRACGLLGRARASHYRASAGPRLGPVRPRPRPASALSLAEEQHVVDVVTSQRFVDKSVAQIWAVLLDEGTYLCSQSTMHRLLRRNGIAGDRRNQATHPAKVKPELVAVKVGQVWSWDITKLRGPARGVYFKLYVVIDIYSRYVVAWRVEATEDAALAEQMLTEAMGRHQIPDVVHADRGTSMTSKPVAQLLVDLGVTRSHSRPRVSNDNPYSEAQFKTLKYAPAFPDRFETLEQAREFCEVFFGYYNYVHRHSGIGLHTPASVHYGTAGQVRAARQETLDAAYAAHPERFSGRHPEPPELPTETWINQPSREAQIQSA, encoded by the coding sequence GTGATCAACCCCGCCGTCGACGACCTCGCGACGGTGCTGTGCGGCCGTCTCGGCGGGACCCGCCGCGCCTGTGGCCTATTGGGCCGCGCACGCGCATCGCATTACCGCGCGAGTGCAGGACCCCGGCTGGGACCCGTCCGTCCCCGACCACGCCCGGCCAGTGCCCTGAGCCTGGCTGAGGAGCAGCACGTCGTGGACGTGGTGACCTCGCAGCGGTTCGTGGACAAGTCCGTAGCCCAGATCTGGGCGGTCCTCCTGGATGAGGGGACGTACCTGTGCTCGCAGTCGACGATGCACCGTCTGTTGCGGCGCAACGGTATCGCCGGTGACCGCAGGAACCAGGCCACGCATCCGGCGAAGGTGAAACCAGAACTCGTCGCGGTCAAGGTCGGCCAGGTCTGGAGCTGGGACATCACGAAGTTGAGAGGTCCAGCCCGCGGCGTCTACTTCAAGTTGTACGTCGTGATCGACATTTACTCCCGCTACGTCGTCGCCTGGCGCGTCGAGGCCACCGAAGACGCCGCCCTGGCTGAGCAGATGCTGACCGAGGCGATGGGACGACACCAGATCCCCGACGTCGTGCACGCCGACCGGGGCACGTCGATGACGTCCAAACCGGTTGCGCAACTGCTGGTGGACCTGGGGGTGACGCGGTCGCATTCGCGGCCGCGGGTGTCGAACGACAACCCGTACAGCGAGGCGCAGTTCAAGACGTTGAAGTACGCCCCGGCGTTCCCGGACCGGTTCGAGACGCTCGAGCAGGCCCGGGAGTTCTGTGAGGTGTTCTTCGGCTACTACAACTACGTGCACCGGCATTCCGGGATCGGGCTGCATACCCCGGCCTCGGTGCACTACGGCACCGCCGGACAGGTCCGAGCCGCGCGGCAGGAGACTCTGGACGCGGCCTACGCCGCGCACCCTGAACGGTTCAGCGGCCGTCATCCCGAACCGCCCGAGCTGCCCACTGAGACATGGATCAACCAGCCCTCGAGGGAGGCCCAGATTCAGAGCGCGTAA